The Thermosipho melanesiensis BI429 sequence ATTACTATCGCATCTACTTTTCCTTTCAAAACTGCACACATTCCACCTATTTCTTTTGCAATCTGATACACCATTGCATCAACAAAAAATCTTTCCTCATCACTACCTTCCTCTAAAATCTTTTTCACATCATTTGTTCCAACGTAAGCAACTAATCCACCTTTTCCAACGAATAGTTTCTTAAGTTCATTTTTTGAATACTTACCTGAAAAGCAAAGCTTTACAACATCTCCTACGGGAAGTTCTCCTGTTCTTTCTGGACTAAATGGTCCTTCATCATTTGCATTATTTACATCTATCATTCTTCCCTTTTCATGAGCTGTAACTGAAATACCTCCTCCAAGATGAGCAATAACCATATTAAGCTCTTCGTACTTTTTTCCAAGCTGACTTGCCACTTCCCTCGCCACTGCTTTTATATTCAACGCATGAGCAAGACTTAATCTTTCAATTTCAGGTATTCCTGATATTCTTGCTTCATCTATCATCTCATCCACAGAAACGGGATCTGTAATATATACAGGTATTCTTCCGCTAGATAGAGAAAAACCAATTACCGCAGCCAAATTTGAGGCATGCTTAACCTTTGTTTTGTTTTTCAAATAATCAACCATATTTTCATCTACGACATATGTTCCACTCTCAAGCGGTGGAAGAATTCCCCCTCTACATGCAATTGCGGAAAAATCTTCAATTTTATACCCTTCTGATTCAATAAAATCTAAAATTGCCTTTTTCCTAAACTCTTCTTGCTCCATAATATCGTTGAATTTTTCAAGTTCATCCACATCGTGTCTTAAAGTTCTTTGAACAAGTTTTTTATTATCGGCAAAAATGGCAACTTTTGTACTTGTAGAACCAGGGTTAATTGTTAAAATTAACACTATATCAACCCCTCGTTCCTACCATATTCAAGAATAACCTCTTTCAATCTTTTTACCCCTTCTATTATCTTTTCATGTGGAGGCAAACAAAATGACATTCTCATCGATGGAGATTTGCTATCATCTGGTGTAAATGCTTGTCCTGGTATGTAAAATACCAATTTTTTCTTTGCAATCTCAAACATTTCCAAAGTATCAAAACCTTCTGGTAGAGTTACCCAGGTAAACAATCCTCCTGAAGGATATATCCACTTAATTCCCTTTATATCAGAAAAGTATTCTTCAAAGGCCTTTATCATTGTATCTCTCTTAGATTTATACAACTTAATCGTTGGAGTAATCTGTTCAATTAAATCGTATCTTTCAAGGTATCTCGCAGCAATTCTTTGTGTAAGTGCGGGACTACACAAATCCGTTCCCTGTTTTGCAAGTACAAACTTTCTAACTATTTCTTTATCAGCAATAACAGCTCCAATCCTTAATCCTGGAGCAAGAATTTTACTAAATGTATTTAATAATATTACCCTTTCTTTACCAGCCAATTTAAATAATGATGGTAAGTGCTCACCTTCAAACCTTAGCAAACCATATGGATCATCTTCAATTATTAAAAGATCATATTTTTCTGCAAGTTCTATTATTCTTTTTCTCTTCTCAAGTGACAATGTAGCACCGGCAGGATTGTGGAAATTTGGAATTACATAAATAAACTTTACTTTTTTTATTTCTCCTTTTTCATCTAACTCTTTCAACTTTTTCTCAAGAACTTCCACATTCATTCCATCATCTTCCAAAGATACTGAAACAAATTTTGAAAACCTCATTCTAAAAGCACTTGCTGCACCCAAATAAAATGGATTTTCAACTATTGCAATACTTTCCTCATCCAAGAAAACCTTTCCCGCAAGTTCTAATGCTTGTTGCGAACCTGTAGTAAACATTATGTTAGTTTCATCAAGTCCGTTAATTCCATAAATCTTATCTAAAAGATTCAACATCTGTTTCGCAAGTTCCAAGTCACCTTCTGTTGTGCTGTATTGTAGAACATAACTATACTCATTTTCTATTACTTCTGCTGCGATTTTGGAAAGCTCGTGTCTCGGGAAGGTTTCAGGATCTGGAACACCACCACCAAAGGAAATAGCGTTAGGAACAGATGCATATTTTAGTAATTCTCTTATTAAGGAGGATTTCAGATTATTACCCAATTTTGAATATTTTAATTCATAATTCATGTTTTCACCTCCAAAAATATATTTAATTTTCATTATTTGCAACAATTTGCATGCAATTTTTTGCAATTTTTAAAAATTGAAATAATTCTATAATAAGTGTACAATATAAATAGAAATAAGTAAAACTCCAAATAAGCAAGTTTAAGGCAAAAAATTTGAATTTTTTCTTAATTATTAAAAAATACTCTCCATAAGCTGTATTTACAATTTATACATTTAATTTAAAATTAAGATGTAAAGTATTTTAAAATTTAGGAGGTGGACATATGATAAAAAAGAACTATCTACTCGCTCCAGGACCAACACCAGTACCATTTGATATTTTACTTGAAGGTGCACGTGAAACAATTCACCACAGAACCCCGCAATTTGTTAGCATATTGGAAGAAACGTTAAATGAGTTGAAATATCTCTTCCAAACCGAAAATAAGGTTTATACTTTATTATCTTCCGGTACAGGTGCTCTTGAAGCCGCGATAACCAATCTTTTAAATCCCGGAGACAAAGCTATAATTGTAGAAGCTGGTAAATTTGGAGAGAGATGGAGAGAAATTGCAGAAAGATTCAATATCAACGTTGTTTCAATAAAGTTGGAATGGGGAGAGGCGGTAACTCCAGAACAAATTAAAGAAGCCATCGAAAAACATCCTGATGCAAAGGCTGTTTTCACAACCTATAGCGAAACATCAACAGGTACAGTAATAGATCTTGAAGGTATCGCAAAAGTAACTAGAAATACTGATGTTGTCTTAGTTACCGATGCTGTAAGTGCTCTACTTGCAGAACCACTAAAGATGGATGAATGGGGAATAGACGTTGTAGTAAGTGGTTCGCAAAAAGGTGTAATGCTACCACCTGGTCTTGCTTTCATTGCGCTTAACGATAAAGCTTGGAAGTTGGTAGAAAAATCCAATAACTCAAGTTATTATTTCAATCTTAAAGCCTATGCTAAAAAATACCCCGATAATCCATGGACACCAGGTGTAAATCTAATTTACATGTTAAGAAAAGCAATAAAAATTATAAAAGAAGAAGGGATAGAAAATGTTTGGGAAAGGCATAGAATACTCGCAGATGCCACAAGAGCAGCAGTAAATGCAATGGGATTGGAATTATTCTCAAAAAGACCAGGAAACGTTGCCACCGCAGTCAAAGTACCAGAAGGCATTGACGGAAACAAATTAACTAAAATAATGAGAGACAAATACGGTGTAACCATCGCAGGTGGCCAAGAACATCTAAAAGGAAAAATATTCAGAATTTCTACTCTTGGTTACCTAAGTATTTTTGATACTATTGTAGGAATATCCGCTTTAGAATTTACACTAAACGAACTTGGATACAAAGTAGAATTTGGCACCGGTATAAAAGCAGCTCAAGAAGTGCTTTTCAAGGAGGTCAATAAATAATGAGAATTCACGTAAATGACCCTCTTGATAAAGTCGCTATGGAAAGACTCAAAAAATCTGGTCATACAGTTACTGATGTACACCTTGAAAAAGATGAACTCATAAAAGAAATGTCAGACATTGACGTATTGGTTGTAAGAAGTGCTACGAAGGTTACCGCAGATGTTATTGAAGCTGGTAAAAGACTTAAAATCATTGCAAGAGCAGGAACAGGATTAGACAATGTTGATGTAGAAAAAGCAAAAGAAAAAGGTATAAAAGTCTTAAACACACCGGGAGCCAACGGAATTTCCGTGGCTGAATTAGCCATTGGATTGATGATTGCCTGTGCAAGACATATAGCAAAAGGAACATTAGATTTAAAATCAGGAGAATGGACAAAAAAACAATTAAAAGGACACGAACTTTATAAAAGAACAGTTGGTATAATTGGATTTGGAAATATCGGAAAAGAAGTGGCAAAAAGATTGCTTGCATTTGATATGAATGTTCTTGCATACGATCCTTTCATAAAAGAAACAGATTTAAACGTTAAACTCGTAGATTTAGACACAATTTTTAAAGAATCAGATTTTATCACTATACATGTTCCAAAAACTCCTGAAACCACACACCTTATAAACAAAGAAGCATTTGAATTAATGAAGGATGGAGTAATTATAGTAAACGCAGCACGTGGTGGAGTTGTAGACGAGGAAGCTTTGTACAACGCTCTTGTTTCTGGCAAAGTTTATGCCGCTGGGTTAGACGTTTTTGAAGTTGAACCGCCTAATGACGAACTAAGAAAAAAATTACTTGAGCTACCAAACATCGTCGCAACTCCGCATATAGGAGCATCAACAAAAGAAGCTCAACTTAGGGTAGGACAAATAATAGTAGACAAGATATTGAATGAAATTGAAAAAATCTAAAATTCTTGAAAAACAAACCCTTCCAAAGCTGGAAGGGTTTGTTGGTTTATATTTCCTCTTCAACAGTCTTTATTTCTTTTCTTTCATTTCCCGCCTTTATTATTGCAACTATTCCTTCAATAATTATCCAAAGCGCTATAACAAATGTCACAATAGTTACAAATATTAACAATCCATTATGGGTCAAAATAAACTTTTTTAAGTTAATCAATGTTGCATACAATGTTATTATCATCATAAATAACATAGGAAGCCCCGTAATCCAAATGGGTTTGCCTTTTTTAGCCAAATAAACTGTACCAATAAGCAGAGCCAACCCAGCTAACAATTGATTCAACGCTCCAAATACAGGCCACAATATTAACGCACCTCTACCACCTTCAGCGGATAATGCCAATGCTAATGCCGCCAAAATTACAATTGCTGTAGAAACATATCTATTTTTTAATGGTTTTACCACAACTTCTTTTTTCTTATTAGAGAATAATTCTTGTAACGCAAATCTTTGAATTCTCGCTGAAGAATCCATAGTGGTTCCAGCAAATGAAACAATAAATACCGCCATTATTGTTCTTGCCAAATCAAGAGGTATACCATACGAATGCATTAAATTAGCCGAACCATTTATAACCGCAGATAATTTTGCACTCAAACCACTTGCTGCTGCCCAAGAAGCATAATGCGATGTAAATGCCTCCACACCTCCACCATTCATTCCCAATCCAGCTGTTACAGCAATAATCACTATTGTTGCAAGAACGCCTTCTAAAATCATACCACCATAACCAATAGGAAGTGCATCTGTCTCTTTTTCAAGTTGTTTTACAGTTGTACCAGATGCAGCTAGACTATGAAACCCAGAAATAGCTCCACATGCTATTGTTATAAACAAAATTGGGAAAAGTGGTGGGGCATCAGCAACTGTTTGAAATGCAGGAGCAACAATTTTGGGATGCCCTACTATAATTCCTATTACTAATAACGCCATTGCAATTAATAACTCATGTGAGTTTATGTAATCCCTTGGCTGTAACAACTTATGAACCGGTAATGTTGAAGCTAGGAATACATATATCATTAAAATATACATCCAATTAACTACAGATATGCCTTTTATAGGCATTACAACACCTATAGCTATCGTCAAATACATCAAAATAATAGCAATGATTGAATACAATTTATCACTTTTTCCTTTGTTATAAACCATATAGCTTAACCACATTGCAATAGGTATCTCCATCCATACAGGAAAAACCGATTCAGGATACATATTAAACAATAAAGCAACAATTAATCCAAAAACAGCTAAAACTATCCAAAGTAAAAATTGTATTAAAATTAAAAATATTTTTGCAGTTCTTTCATTAATTAAATCGCCTGTAAGCTCACCTATTGTTTTTCCCTGATGACGTGCAGATACAATTAACGATGTAAAATCGTGAACTGCACCCATAAATATAGAACCAAAAAATACCCATATAAATGCCGGAACCCAACCCCAAATTACACCTATAGCCGGCCCAACAATAGGACCTGTTCCAGCAATAGTAGTAAAATGATGCCCCAACAAAATATGTTTTTTCGTTGGAACAAAATCGACTCCATCCTCAAATTCTTTTGATGGAACAATGTTTTTGTCGTTAAGCTTAAATATCTTTCTTGATATCCACTTACCATATGTGTTATACGCTATCCAATAACCAAAGAAGGCCAAAATTGCTAAAATTAATGAATTCATAAAAACTCCCTCCTTTAAAGTTTGTACACAAAAAAGTTTATCAGTTATTATATTAACTTAACAGTTAAACATATTAAAAAATGGCCTAAATAGTTCCTTTTTTAGGCTAAAAGAAAAAACATTTTCTTGACAAATATACATTTAAATTTTTAATACATTTCTTATATCTCTTATATGTGTTTTACCAATTGGAATAATCTTGCCACCTTTTAATTGGAGGGAGTTTAAATTTTTAATAAATCTTTCAACATAATCGATGTTTACAATGTAAGATTTATGCACTCTTATAAAATTAGATGGAAGCTCTTTTTCTAATTTGCTTAGGTTTTTAAAATGTTTTAATACAAATTCTCCTTTGTCAGTAATTACCAAAATCCTTTTTTCAAAATATTCAAAAAAATATACATCACTAAAATCCAAAAATACTATCTCTTTGTTATTTTCCACCGAAATCTTTACTAATTTTTTATCTCTAAAAACTTCTTCTATTCTCCGCATTGTTTCGATAAACCTTACCTCAGAAATAGGCTTAGTTAAATAATCTAAAGCATTAACTTCAAATGCGTTTACTGCATACTCTGAATAAGCAGTAACAAACACCACTTTATACCGCTCAAGGTATTTTGCTGCTTTAATACCATTTATTCTTGGCATTTCAATGTCAAGAAAAATAACATCAACCTCATTTTTTATTTTACTTTTTAAAAATTCCTCAACACTTTCAAAGCATCCTTTTAGTTCAAATGGTGTAATTTGTATAATTAAATCTTTTAACATTTCTCTGGCATAATACTCATCATCAATTATTACTACCCTTATCATATTAATTCACCAACTTTAGAATCAAACTTTATTTCAACAACCACTCCACCAAAAAAATTGTTTTTTATATTAAATACATAATTATCACCAAATAACACCTTCAATCTTTTCTTAATTAATAAAAGCCCTTTACCAGTTTTTTTCATTTCACTAAATCCTTTCCCATTGTCTTCCACACAGATTTTAATCTTTTTATCAGATTTTGATATTGAAATTCTTATTAATAACTTTCCTCCCTTCATTCCATGTTTTATAGAATTTTCAACCAGCGGTTGTAATATAAAAGGGGGAATCAAATACTCTTCCAATTCTTTAGCTACTTTCACTTCATAATTTAACTTATCTTCAAAACGTAATTTCATCAACTCAAGATAGTTTTTTGTAAAATCTACTTCGTTTCTTACCGATACCAATTTGGAATTTTCATAAAGTGTATATCTTAGCAAACTTGATAAATTATCTATAAACTTATCAACTCTTTGAGGCTCTCTTCTTGAAATGTATTTTATCGCATTAAGCGTATTAAACAAAAAATGTGGACTCATGTTGGACATCAATTCTCTCATTTTTTCTTCAGTAGCAAGTTTTAAAGATTCGTTTATTTCTGAAATAGATATTATTAAAGACAAAACTTGAGCAAGTTTCTTTCCAAAAATAATATCCTTATTTTGCATACTATGGCTTTTTGAATAATACAATTTTAAAGTTCCAATTAAGTCACCATTTATATTATTCAGTGGTATTACAATAGCAGAAAAAAGAGGACAATTTTCTTTCTCACAATTTATTCCTTTTTTACCAACTACTTTTAATCCATACCCACTATTTATTACCTTTTTTGTTGCTTGAGTTTTTATCTTTTCACCACTAATATGATGATCATCTCCAATACCAACATGAGCTAAAATATATTCTTTATCCGTTAAAGCTACTGCATCAAAATCTGTGTTTTCAAGTATAACCTGAGCTATCAAAATTGCACTATTTTCGTTAAAACCTATTTCTATAGTATTTAAAATTCTTTCCATAATTACAAATATCGAACTTATAGTATTTTCTTCTACATTTTGAAGTTTTTCTTCTAAATTCCACATCATAAAGTTTAAAAAGGAAACACCTAAAGTATTGGTAATAACCATAGGAAATAATATTTTAAAAGTTATATCATAAGCCAAATAAAAAGGCTTTACCATTAAAAGCACATACATTAAATGAATTATTTCTATTAGTATCGTATAATACATAGTTCTAAAAAACGTAAAATGTTTTCTACCATAATACTCTGATAACACTCCACTTATAATTCCAGCTGTTAAAGTACCCAAAAAACAGGGAACAGCTGTAATACCTCCTAAGAATAATCTAAAACTTGCTGAAATAAACGCTGCAACAATCCCTCCAGACACACCTGCCAACATACCCGATAAAATAACCCCAATATCTCTATAATTCACAATAGCACCGTTGTATCTTATACCAAAAAGTGTCCCAAGTATTCCAAGAAATCCTCCAATAAACCCAATTACCATTTTATTCTTGGTAACTAATGACCTTCCAAAAATGTTTTTTATAAAATATGTCTGGAAAATTATATACGTTATTACCAATATTAATGATACCCTTTCAAGTAAAATCAAACTAATATTTGTTAACATGGATCCCTCATCATCGCCCTTTCACCAAAATCCCCTAAATCTCTTAATTCTGCATTTTCAATTTCTTTGAATTTCTTTCTAGCTTCTTTGTAGAAATTTGATGTTACATTTATTTCAATATAACCTTTTAATTCTTCCAACATCTCTTTGGCTTTCCCAAACGGTGGTCTTGATATGAACACTAAAACTTTTTTATATTGCTCTCTTACCTTCTTTATACTTCTAACATCAACAACACCTAATCCTATTCCATATAAAATCAATACCTTCATTATACCCCTCCAAAATTAAACTCCATTATAAATTTTACCATTCTTCATAAAAAATAAAAAAACTTCCGGATTTTTCTCCGGAAGTTTTTTGGTGGAGCCGATGGGATTTGAACCCACGGCCTCTACCGTGCGAAGGTAGCGCTCTCCCAACTGAGCTACGGCCCCATTACATTAATAATTTAGCATAGAAAATACTTAAAGTCAACTAACCACGACAACAAAATATTATTAAAAAGATTTTTTGTTTTTAACTATCTCTATTTTTCTCAACTAATGTATTAAAACAACACCATATTCTATCCTAAATTTAGAAGCTGTAACTTTTATTTTAAAAAAATAAAAAAATCCATCTTCAAAATCATTTGTTAGGTTTATGTTAACCAAATCAAATTCTAAGCAAAAGAACAGAATATATTTAACATTTCTTATTTTTTTTTAATATCAAAAATCAGCTAAAAAAAAATTAATTTTTTAAAGCTTTTCGCACGTTTTTATTTAATAGCCATACAATTTATAATTATGAAAACAATTGGAGGTGATTTTGTGCACGAAGCTTTAAAACTTGCTTATAAATACAAAGACGACATTGTACAATTTATGAGTAAATTAATAAAAACTAAAAGTTATTCTGGAAGTGAAGCTGAAGTAATTAAAGTTATAAATGATGAAATGGAAAAAGTGGGATTTAACGAAATAACAGTAGACGGTTTAGGAAATATTATCGGAAAAATAGGAAATGGAAAGACAACGATTGCAATGGATGCACATATTGATACTGTAGATATAGGAAATGAAAACCTCTGGGATTTTGAACCTTTTTCCGGGCATTTTGATGAAAAATATGTATATGGTAGGGGAGCATCAGATCAAAAAGCAGGAATGTGTTCTATGGTTTATGGAATCAAAATTTTAAAAGAACTAAATTTATTAGACAACTTCACATTATATGTAACAGGCACCGTTATGGAGGAAGATTGTGATGGATTATGTTGGCGATATATTATCGAAGAAGACAAAATTAAACCAGATTTCGTTCTAATAACTGAACCAACTTCTTTAAAGATAAACAGAGGACATAGGGGAAGAATAGAATTTAAAATAAGAACAAATGGTATATCTGCACACGCAAGTGCTCCAGAAAGAGGCGTCAATGCAATATATAAAATGGCAAAGATAATTACAGAAATAGAAAAATTAAATAATAAGCTTGAGAGTGATTCGGTTTTGGGAAAAGGTACAATAGTAGTTTCTCAAATTTTCTCCAAATCCCCTTCACAAAATGCTGTTCCCGACCAATGTGAAATTCATATTGACAGGAGAATAAACGAAAAAGAAACTAAAAAAATTGTCTTTGAAGAAATAACTGATATATTTGAAAAGGCGGGAATAAATGACGCAGAAATAATAGAATTATATTACAAAAAACCTTCATATACTGGAAAAGTTTATCTCACTGAAAAATACTTTCCCGCTTGGATTTTCCCAGAAGATAGTGAAATTGTAAAAAGTGCTGTAAAAAACTATGAAACCCTATTCGAAACAACTCCTACAATAGACAAATGGATTTTTTCAACCAATGGCACTGTAACCGCAGGGGTATACAACATTCCAACAGTGGGTTTCGGCCCAGGTGAAGAAAAATATGCCCACGCACCAAATGAAAGGGTTAAAATTGAGCATTTATTAAAAGCTGCAGCATTTTACGCAACATTTCCAAAAACATTAGTAAAAATGTTAAAGGGGGAATAAGTATGTCTACATTTTTTAGAGGAAGACATTTTTTAACAACACAGGATTTTACAAATGAAGAAATTGAAATAATGTTAGACCTCGCCCGTGAACTAAAGATAAAATTTAGTTATGGTGAACCCACACCATATTTACTTTACAAAACACTATTTTTAATATTTTTTGACGAAAGTACACGTACTAGAAATAGCATGCAAGCGGGAATTGCTCAACTTGGTGGTACAGGAATATTTTTAACACCTGATAAAATGCAAATAGCGCACGGTGAAGTTGCAAAAGATACGGGAATTATCTTATCAAGGTTTGGTAATGGCATTGGAATTAGATACTGCAAATTCAAAGAAGGAAATAAATATCTTAGGGAAATTGCCAAACATTCAAAAGCCCCTGTTATGAACCTACAAGATGATGTATATCATCCTTTCCAAGTACTTGCTGATGTGATGACTATCCAAGAACGATTTGGAAAAAATCTTAAAGGACTAAAAGTAGGAATTAGTTGGGCATACGCAGAAAGTCACTTAAAACCTCTCTCTGTCCCCCAATCACAAATACTACTATTTACAAGATTTGGAATGGATATTACACTTGCATATCCTGAAGGATTTGACCTAATGCCTGAAATAGCAAAAGAAGCAAAGAAAAATGCGGAAAAATATGGTGGAAAATTAAATATATCACATAAAATAGAAGATGCATTTAAAAACGTAGATGTTGTAATACCAAAAAATTGGGGTGGATTCTTCGTCTCAGATAATCCAGATGAAATTAGGGCAGAACAAGCAAAACACAAAAATTGGATTTGTACTGAAAAACTTATGAAATTAACAAAGAAAAATTCTATTTATATGCACGCACTTCCAGCAGACCGCGGAAAAGAAGTTGAAGACAGTGTAATTGATGGCCCACATTCCGTTGTCTATGATGAAGCTGAAAATAGGTTACATACAGCCAAAGCAGTAATGACACTACTTATGGGAGGAAGATTTTAAGTGTACGATGTTGGAATAATAAATGGAAAAGTATACTTAGGAGATTTTATATATGCAAATGTATATATAAAATCAGGAAAAATATATGATATAACAACTTCATATAAAGGATGCAAGAAAGAATACAATGCAAACGAAAACTTAGTGTTACCTGGCTTTATAGATCCACACGTCCATTTTGAATTAAACTTTGGAAAACATACATCGGTAGATGATTTCGAAAGTGGAAGTATTTCCGCTATATACGGTGGTATTACAACAATAATAGATTTTTTAGATCCAATATCACATATAAACGAACTTGATAAAAACTTTGAGAAAAGGCTAAATCTTGCAAAAAAATCATACATTGATTTCTCTTTTCACGTTACGCTGGGAAACTTTAAAGATAATATAGATGAGCTCTTGAAAAAAACTAAAAAACTT is a genomic window containing:
- a CDS encoding ornithine carbamoyltransferase — translated: MSTFFRGRHFLTTQDFTNEEIEIMLDLARELKIKFSYGEPTPYLLYKTLFLIFFDESTRTRNSMQAGIAQLGGTGIFLTPDKMQIAHGEVAKDTGIILSRFGNGIGIRYCKFKEGNKYLREIAKHSKAPVMNLQDDVYHPFQVLADVMTIQERFGKNLKGLKVGISWAYAESHLKPLSVPQSQILLFTRFGMDITLAYPEGFDLMPEIAKEAKKNAEKYGGKLNISHKIEDAFKNVDVVIPKNWGGFFVSDNPDEIRAEQAKHKNWICTEKLMKLTKKNSIYMHALPADRGKEVEDSVIDGPHSVVYDEAENRLHTAKAVMTLLMGGRF